From Phragmites australis chromosome 5, lpPhrAust1.1, whole genome shotgun sequence, a single genomic window includes:
- the LOC133918470 gene encoding uncharacterized protein LOC133918470: MAYVDHAFSISDEDDLVGGAVGGPRGAPVKEIAFAAALLAFGALGVVAGLLMAVNRVGGDRAHGIFFMVLGIVMFIPGFYYTRIAYYAYRGYKGFSFSNIPPI; the protein is encoded by the exons ATGGCGTACGTGGACCAcgccttctccatctccgacgAGGACGACCTTGTCGGCGGCGCCGTCGGGGGCCCCCGCGGCGCACCCGTCAAGGAGATCGCCTTCGCCGCCGCGCTCCTCGCCTTCGGGGCGCTCGGCGTGGTCGCCGGCCTACTCATGGCCGTCAACCGCGTCGGAGGGGACCGCGCGCACG GAATTTTCTTTATGGTATTGGGCATTGTAATGTTCATCCCCGGGTTCTACTACACAAGAATCGCCTACTATGCTTACAGAGGTTACAAGGGCTTCTCGTTTTCAAACATCCCGCCAATCTGA
- the LOC133917382 gene encoding uncharacterized protein LOC133917382, whose translation MGLELELLSTQLPPIRTTAAAGAAAMTRLDGHDDGCATPTSASNVLRAPSVCPLAPRKPSRPAKRKLQRHCAAPRWFIAVPHDLAALFVARPALACRPPAGKKIRVHVVG comes from the coding sequence ATGGGCCTCGAGCTCGAGCTGCTTTCCACCCAGCTCCCGCCGATCCgaacgacggcagcggcgggcgCCGCAGCAATGACACGTCTGGACGGCCACGACGACGGCTGCGCTACGCCGACGTCGGCGTCTAACGTGCTGCGAGCGCCGTCGGTGTGCCCGCTGGCTCCGAGGAAGCCCAGCAGGCCGGCCAAGAGGAAGCTGCAGCGCCACTGCGCGGCGCCGCGGTGGTTCATCGCCGTCCCGCACGACCTCGCCGCGCTGTTCGTCGCGCGGCCCGCCTTGGCGTGCCGGCCGCCGGCAGGCAAGAAGATCCGCGTGCACGTCGTGGGCTGA